One window of Methanobrevibacter sp. genomic DNA carries:
- a CDS encoding DUF2971 domain-containing protein, producing the protein MYSNDSKNIKKAYNLKNKKMPKALYKYKSIDANGYAFDLLETDLIFLSNANNLNDLYEGEIFYDNEELLYNRFKSNGLPYFMKKTKFNINQKEQIKNSKNPYLDTMKIIYETDDNINSKISFNEFNNDLSNFILGMSDDILKNGNIARKENTYLTCFSENQDIKLMWAHYTDNNKGICIKYNIKDYEYLMHVCYPIKYEDGYDYTEELSNFKEHMYKLAFDPYLRKETDWSYEKEWRLLFNHEIFLRNALKLGDKYFLKLPKPSAIYLGKRISSENKRKIFDICKKREISLYQMEKDSREAKLYEIEILKYSEKSSENELFIVESIKNKTCKSIIRDYFYYPILRNIDIEKRFSKIIDSFNKLTDEEIQFFLEELLFKNNIYPVLYPYYTNVLLFLIKLYDNKSFNHITTIDGLSIEKNLEKWIGYCISSFYNKKIVRYLIFFERLFMRFYNRYVILSDKEKESYERELFNYNLKNNYVTLIEDDTSDESKLMHPFTNENQKELIRNNILDNIQRVIDLFYINGHFDEDGCYEEYLKLKLIVEKIESNTKSRYQEIFLNSKDQYIIGYDNLFNKSYDIQLENTGLFLTLNKHILQLISPKDKMLFEILGKINYNHEITKFIFECCNELNIPYKEDIMININDYFNPKTNPYILYNNLKIK; encoded by the coding sequence ATGTATTCAAATGATAGTAAAAACATTAAAAAAGCATATAATTTAAAAAATAAAAAAATGCCGAAGGCTCTTTATAAATATAAATCTATTGATGCCAATGGATATGCTTTTGATTTATTAGAAACAGACCTAATATTTTTATCCAATGCAAATAATTTAAATGATTTATATGAAGGCGAAATTTTTTATGATAATGAAGAATTACTTTATAATAGATTCAAATCTAACGGTTTGCCTTATTTTATGAAAAAAACAAAATTTAACATTAATCAAAAAGAACAAATAAAAAATTCTAAAAATCCTTATTTGGATACAATGAAAATAATTTATGAAACAGACGATAATATTAATTCCAAAATTTCGTTTAATGAATTTAATAATGATTTATCTAATTTCATTTTAGGCATGTCCGATGATATTTTAAAAAATGGAAATATTGCCCGTAAAGAAAACACTTATTTAACTTGCTTTTCTGAAAATCAGGATATAAAATTAATGTGGGCACATTATACTGACAATAATAAAGGAATTTGTATAAAATACAATATTAAGGATTATGAATATTTAATGCATGTATGTTACCCAATTAAATATGAGGATGGATATGATTACACTGAAGAATTATCCAATTTTAAAGAACATATGTATAAACTTGCATTTGATCCATATTTAAGAAAGGAAACAGACTGGAGTTATGAAAAAGAGTGGAGACTATTATTTAATCATGAAATTTTTTTAAGAAATGCATTGAAACTTGGGGATAAATATTTTCTCAAATTGCCAAAACCTTCTGCTATATATTTGGGCAAAAGAATCAGCAGCGAAAATAAACGGAAAATATTTGATATTTGTAAAAAAAGAGAAATTTCACTTTATCAAATGGAAAAAGATTCACGTGAAGCTAAACTTTATGAAATTGAAATTTTAAAATATTCTGAAAAAAGTTCGGAAAATGAATTATTTATTGTAGAATCTATTAAAAATAAGACATGTAAATCAATTATTCGTGATTATTTTTACTATCCTATTTTAAGAAACATAGATATAGAAAAAAGATTTTCAAAAATTATTGACTCATTTAATAAATTAACTGATGAAGAAATACAATTCTTTTTAGAGGAACTATTATTTAAAAATAATATTTATCCTGTGTTATATCCCTATTACACTAATGTATTATTATTTTTGATAAAATTATACGATAATAAATCATTTAATCACATAACTACTATTGATGGATTATCTATTGAAAAAAACTTAGAAAAATGGATTGGATATTGTATTTCAAGTTTCTATAATAAAAAAATTGTAAGATATTTGATTTTTTTTGAAAGATTATTCATGAGATTTTATAATCGTTATGTTATTCTCTCTGATAAAGAAAAAGAGAGTTATGAACGAGAATTATTTAACTATAACTTAAAAAATAACTATGTTACCTTAATCGAAGATGATACTTCTGATGAATCTAAGTTAATGCATCCATTCACAAATGAAAATCAAAAAGAGTTAATTAGAAATAATATTTTAGATAATATCCAAAGAGTAATTGATTTATTTTATATTAATGGTCACTTCGATGAAGATGGATGTTATGAAGAATATCTAAAATTAAAATTAATTGTTGAAAAAATAGAAAGTAATACTAAATCACGTTACCAAGAAATTTTTTTAAATTCAAAAGACCAGTACATTATTGGTTATGACAATTTATTTAATAAATCATATGATATCCAATTAGAGAACACTGGACTCTTTTTAACACTGAACAAACATATTTTACAATTAATATCTCCTAAAGATAAGATGTTATTTGAGATTTTAGGAAAAATTAATTATAATCATGAAATCACAAAATTCATCTTTGAATGTTGTAATGAATTGAATATACCATATAAAGAAGACATTATGATAAATATTAATGATTATTTTAATCCTAAAACCAATCCATATATCCTTTATAATAATTTAAAAATCAAATAA
- a CDS encoding site-specific DNA-methyltransferase, with amino-acid sequence MIYIDCPYNNGDEVIIKDCPDLIEQSEDNLDDSEFFVNKKSNPQFHTDWLNMIFPRILLSRDLLKENGLIFITIDENEMVNLRKICDEIFGKINYVGEVIRKTKTTTADKNTGFNLQHDYVLIYAKNIDKIYLNGEKKEFSNYKNPDNDSLGDWKSSDPSAKSGSDSTYFPIENPYTKKVDYPPEGRYWSFSKNTMKKYIESGKIKFKEEDDGHRGFIFKTYKNELKSLYNPVNSLFATTSDDDDEDKNPYLNEVGTKDARALFDKDLFKYPKPVILIKKLIKYSTNGNATILDFFSRSAATAQAVMELNEEEGTNNNFILVQIPKQIVQERANDKYAKDAINFLDGLDKPHFDVELSKERINLAGEKIIQNSENENLDIGFKVFKLDSSNFSLWQPNLDKEKPLESLYDALDSNINNILPGRNKFDILYEILIKEGLELSIPIKEIQENLFSINSGQYIVCLKDNVDENISNEIIDECNPDTCVIFLEKCFKSDDSLKSNIKEKLKYDIALFKTL; translated from the coding sequence ATGATTTATATTGATTGTCCATACAATAATGGAGATGAGGTAATAATTAAAGATTGTCCTGATTTAATTGAACAATCAGAAGATAATCTTGATGATTCGGAATTCTTTGTAAATAAAAAATCTAATCCCCAATTTCATACTGATTGGCTTAATATGATTTTTCCACGTATTTTATTATCAAGAGATTTATTAAAAGAAAATGGTTTAATTTTCATTACAATTGATGAAAATGAAATGGTTAACTTACGAAAGATTTGTGACGAAATATTTGGGAAAATAAATTATGTTGGTGAAGTTATACGTAAAACAAAAACTACTACTGCTGATAAAAATACCGGTTTTAACTTACAACATGATTATGTTTTAATTTATGCAAAGAATATTGATAAAATTTATTTAAATGGTGAAAAAAAAGAATTTTCAAATTATAAAAATCCTGATAACGATTCTTTAGGCGATTGGAAATCTAGCGATCCTAGTGCAAAAAGTGGTAGTGACTCAACATATTTCCCTATAGAAAATCCATATACAAAAAAAGTAGATTATCCTCCTGAAGGTCGATACTGGTCCTTTAGTAAAAATACTATGAAAAAATATATTGAATCTGGGAAAATTAAATTTAAAGAGGAAGATGACGGACATAGAGGATTCATATTTAAAACATATAAAAACGAATTAAAATCATTATATAATCCAGTTAATAGTTTATTTGCAACTACTTCTGACGATGACGATGAAGATAAAAATCCATATTTAAATGAGGTGGGCACCAAAGATGCAAGAGCTCTGTTTGATAAAGATTTATTTAAATACCCTAAACCAGTGATATTAATTAAAAAATTAATTAAATATTCAACAAATGGAAATGCAACAATTTTAGATTTCTTTTCTAGATCTGCAGCAACTGCTCAAGCAGTAATGGAATTGAATGAAGAAGAAGGCACTAATAATAATTTTATTCTGGTGCAAATACCTAAACAAATAGTTCAAGAAAGAGCTAATGACAAATATGCTAAAGATGCTATTAATTTTTTAGATGGTTTGGATAAACCACATTTTGATGTTGAATTATCTAAAGAGAGAATAAATCTCGCTGGAGAAAAAATAATTCAAAATTCAGAAAATGAAAATTTGGATATTGGGTTTAAAGTGTTTAAGTTAGATTCTTCAAATTTTTCTTTATGGCAACCTAATTTAGATAAAGAAAAACCTTTAGAAAGTTTGTATGATGCATTAGATAGTAATATAAATAATATTTTGCCTGGTCGAAACAAATTTGATATTTTGTATGAAATTTTAATAAAAGAAGGGTTAGAATTATCGATTCCTATAAAGGAAATTCAAGAAAACCTATTTTCAATAAATTCTGGACAATACATTGTTTGTTTAAAAGATAATGTTGATGAAAATATTTCAAATGAAATTATTGATGAGTGTAATCCTGACACTTGCGTAATATTTTTAGAAAAATGTTTTAAATCAGATGATTCACTTAAATCAAACATTAAAGAAAAATTGAAATATGATATAGCTTTATTTAAAACATTATGA
- a CDS encoding DEAD/DEAH box helicase family protein: MQNKEIKLHFNPNLTYQKNAIDSTVNLFQGQDELSHVNIISSGQRSFDSKFNLISGVGNQLKLKSPQIRENLLNIQKHNNLISKIDLTNRLDATIQMETGTGKTYVYLRTILELNRKYNFKKFIIIVPSIAIREGVYKTLESTKDHFRRLFENVNYDYFIYDSKNLSKIFEFYNKDNIQIMIINISAFNRDFDDETKTNIIYKPHDDLNGKRPIDLIKATKPLVIIDEPQSTASGKQSKKAINYLEPLCTLQYSATPKDNKNLIYKLDAIDAFQLNLVKKIEVMDVNPNNEDIDDLNIKRVQIRQTIKKHLDKEKELNKKGIKVLSLFFIDKVDKYRIFQDKKNKNDYINGIYADIFEEEYLKLISDPYYQDLKQEYLDVNNVKKFHQGYFSEDGNGLYVDTNGKGQKDITTYDLIMKSKGEILNLDHPLRFIFSHTTLKEGWDNPNVFQICTLNPTKSDLKKHQEIGRGLRLCVNQNGERVHDENINILTIMANESYSSFAKALQDDLMKEGYELGVIKENSFVGLSYEDYEGNKYSLNYDQSKKIFEFFKEKNYIDENGELENELKYSLEHNELIEIPVEFMDFYDEIYDVLLKYSVSFVKDANERREIKINDDIFNLKEFDELWDKIKYKTFYSVKINTEELIDLCCEEMQSLNNIKSLVEVTNSKLDMGYFGVTFDNIERESIVIEPNYDNLPNILDVLQKNTDVTRDTIAKILKKSGTLNIFIENPEEYIKRATKIINSVMRKLKIKDIVYSKTEKYYDKNLFKQKKIYTYTSQAISMEDKKSLYDYLLYDSGGEVKFANKLEIDNRIKFYAKLPNWYKLDTPFGTYNPDWSICVQKDAENSYFVIETKSNVDCDKLRGEECYKIDCAKKHFKELEVDYYPVDNFETFEEIFNSKE; the protein is encoded by the coding sequence ATGCAAAACAAAGAGATTAAATTACACTTTAATCCTAATTTAACCTATCAAAAAAATGCGATAGACTCAACAGTTAATTTGTTTCAAGGTCAAGATGAATTATCCCATGTGAATATTATTTCTTCCGGACAAAGAAGCTTTGATTCTAAATTTAATTTAATCAGTGGTGTAGGTAATCAATTAAAATTAAAATCCCCTCAAATTCGTGAAAACTTATTAAATATTCAAAAACATAACAATTTGATAAGTAAAATAGATTTAACAAATAGGTTGGATGCTACAATACAAATGGAAACTGGTACGGGGAAAACTTATGTTTATTTAAGAACTATTTTAGAATTAAATAGAAAATATAATTTTAAAAAATTTATTATTATTGTTCCAAGTATAGCTATTAGAGAAGGAGTATATAAAACATTAGAAAGCACTAAAGATCATTTTAGACGTTTATTTGAGAATGTCAACTATGATTATTTTATTTATGACAGTAAGAATCTGTCAAAGATTTTTGAGTTTTATAATAAAGATAATATTCAAATAATGATAATTAATATTTCTGCATTCAATAGGGATTTTGATGATGAAACAAAGACAAATATTATATATAAACCTCATGATGATTTAAACGGTAAAAGACCAATTGATTTAATAAAAGCAACTAAACCTTTAGTTATTATTGATGAACCTCAATCTACAGCCAGTGGTAAACAAAGTAAAAAAGCAATTAATTATTTGGAACCTTTATGTACTTTACAATATTCTGCTACACCAAAAGATAATAAAAATCTAATTTATAAATTAGATGCAATTGATGCTTTTCAATTAAATTTAGTTAAAAAAATAGAAGTGATGGATGTTAATCCAAATAATGAAGATATTGATGATTTAAATATTAAAAGAGTTCAAATTAGACAAACAATTAAAAAACATTTAGATAAAGAAAAAGAATTAAATAAAAAAGGAATAAAGGTTTTAAGTTTATTTTTCATTGATAAAGTTGATAAATATAGAATTTTTCAAGATAAAAAAAATAAAAATGACTATATTAATGGAATTTATGCAGATATATTCGAAGAAGAATATTTAAAACTAATCTCGGACCCTTATTATCAAGATTTAAAACAAGAATATTTGGATGTTAATAATGTTAAAAAATTTCATCAAGGATATTTTTCCGAAGATGGTAATGGGTTATATGTCGATACTAATGGAAAAGGTCAAAAGGATATCACTACTTATGATTTAATAATGAAATCTAAAGGAGAAATTTTAAATTTAGACCACCCATTGCGTTTTATTTTTTCACATACTACATTAAAAGAAGGATGGGATAATCCAAATGTATTCCAAATATGTACTTTAAATCCTACAAAATCAGATTTGAAAAAACATCAAGAAATAGGTCGTGGGCTTCGTTTATGTGTAAATCAAAATGGGGAAAGAGTTCATGATGAAAATATAAATATATTGACCATTATGGCTAATGAAAGTTATTCTTCATTTGCTAAAGCATTACAAGATGATTTAATGAAAGAAGGATATGAATTAGGTGTTATTAAAGAAAATTCCTTTGTTGGATTAAGCTATGAAGATTATGAGGGCAATAAATATTCTTTAAATTATGATCAATCAAAAAAGATTTTTGAATTTTTCAAAGAAAAAAACTACATTGATGAAAATGGTGAATTGGAAAATGAATTAAAATATTCTTTAGAGCATAATGAACTTATTGAGATACCGGTAGAATTTATGGACTTTTATGATGAAATCTATGATGTATTATTAAAATATTCAGTGAGTTTTGTCAAAGATGCAAATGAGCGCAGAGAAATAAAAATTAATGATGATATATTTAATCTTAAAGAATTTGATGAACTTTGGGATAAAATCAAATATAAAACATTTTATAGTGTTAAAATAAATACTGAAGAGTTAATAGATTTATGTTGTGAAGAAATGCAATCTTTAAATAATATTAAGTCTCTTGTTGAAGTAACAAACAGTAAATTAGATATGGGTTATTTTGGAGTTACTTTTGATAATATTGAAAGAGAATCAATTGTTATAGAGCCGAATTATGATAATTTGCCAAATATTCTCGATGTTCTTCAGAAGAACACTGATGTTACTAGAGACACTATTGCTAAAATTTTAAAAAAGAGTGGAACGTTAAATATTTTCATTGAAAATCCTGAAGAGTATATTAAGAGAGCCACTAAAATTATCAATTCAGTAATGAGAAAATTGAAAATTAAAGATATTGTTTATAGTAAAACAGAAAAGTATTATGACAAAAATTTGTTTAAACAAAAGAAAATTTATACGTATACTAGCCAAGCTATTTCAATGGAGGATAAAAAATCATTATATGATTATCTTCTTTATGATTCTGGTGGTGAAGTAAAATTTGCAAATAAATTAGAAATTGATAATCGAATAAAATTCTATGCAAAATTACCTAATTGGTATAAATTAGACACTCCTTTCGGCACATATAATCCTGATTGGTCTATTTGTGTGCAAAAAGATGCTGAAAATTCATATTTTGTCATTGAAACTAAGTCGAATGTGGATTGTGATAAATTACGTGGGGAAGAGTGTTATAAAATTGACTGTGCCAAAAAACATTTTAAAGAATTAGAAGTTGATTATTATCCTGTTGATAATTTTGAAACATTTGAAGAGATTTTTAATTCAAAAGAATAA
- a CDS encoding type II toxin-antitoxin system VapC family toxin, whose protein sequence is MSKYFFDSSFIIALALDNDSNKSKALELTDLLSEECYIGDNVIEEVVNVVNLKGDSNKAETLYNFMIDNFKIINEHEIPNYNTKTIKVFKKFNGKLSYTDSSMIVTVLEYNIDFLVTFDKQFKREERITVVGI, encoded by the coding sequence ATGAGTAAATATTTCTTTGATAGTTCATTTATAATTGCATTAGCGTTAGATAATGATAGTAATAAAAGTAAAGCCTTAGAACTTACAGATTTATTATCTGAAGAATGTTACATTGGAGATAATGTAATAGAAGAAGTTGTAAATGTAGTTAACCTTAAAGGAGATTCTAATAAAGCAGAAACTTTGTATAACTTCATGATAGATAATTTTAAAATTATAAATGAACATGAGATACCTAATTACAATACAAAGACAATTAAAGTATTTAAAAAGTTCAATGGAAAATTAAGTTATACGGATTCAAGCATGATTGTAACTGTACTTGAGTACAATATTGATTTTCTTGTAACTTTTGACAAACAATTCAAAAGAGAAGAACGAATAACTGTTGTGGGTATCTAA
- a CDS encoding DUF1848 domain-containing protein, whose translation MIINVGGRTDIVNYYTPWLLNRLAEGYAYSRNPFARENVYKLSLRPEDVDCLLFCSKNYQPILKLGDIDEKYNILCNYTITAYGKDIEPKVPTINQSIKTLKQLSDIVGSNKILWRYDPILLTEKYTIEKHLETFEYIVEKISPLVYRCIFSFVDMYKKVEENMPEIIPLTEEDKVKLLKGIGEISERYNLYTQSCATNESYEKYGIHAAGCTTREILEQAHNVVYKNVKGTGIRENCHCLPSRDIGAYNSCLSECKYCYANRKPEIPKNVIKLHDEKSPLLLGHLKEDDNLIDTEVIRYIEPKQTTLFDF comes from the coding sequence ATGATAATAAATGTCGGCGGAAGAACAGATATAGTGAACTACTACACTCCATGGCTACTGAATAGACTAGCTGAAGGATATGCATATTCAAGAAATCCATTTGCAAGGGAGAATGTATACAAGTTAAGCTTAAGGCCTGAAGATGTTGATTGTCTTTTGTTCTGCTCCAAAAACTACCAACCCATACTGAAACTAGGTGACATTGATGAAAAGTACAATATATTGTGCAACTACACAATTACTGCATACGGCAAGGACATAGAACCGAAAGTTCCAACAATAAATCAATCTATTAAAACGTTAAAACAATTATCTGATATTGTTGGTAGCAATAAGATTCTCTGGAGATATGACCCAATACTCCTGACTGAAAAATACACTATTGAAAAACATCTGGAAACATTCGAGTATATAGTCGAAAAGATCTCACCATTAGTTTACAGATGCATATTCAGCTTTGTTGATATGTACAAAAAAGTTGAAGAGAACATGCCTGAGATAATTCCACTTACTGAGGAAGATAAAGTGAAGCTATTGAAAGGGATTGGTGAGATATCAGAGAGATATAATCTTTACACTCAATCATGTGCAACAAATGAAAGCTATGAAAAATATGGTATTCATGCAGCAGGTTGCACAACTCGGGAAATTTTAGAACAGGCACACAATGTAGTTTATAAAAATGTTAAAGGAACTGGAATTAGGGAAAACTGTCACTGCCTTCCATCAAGAGACATAGGTGCGTATAATTCCTGTTTAAGTGAATGTAAATATTGCTACGCCAATCGAAAACCTGAAATTCCAAAAAATGTTATAAAATTGCATGATGAGAAATCACCATTGCTGCTTGGACATCTTAAGGAAGATGATAATCTAATTGATACAGAAGTAATAAGATATATTGAACCAAAACAAACCACCTTATTTGATTTTTAA
- a CDS encoding nicotianamine synthase family protein, which produces MSCYKYWGKLEEIASKLSSYGDLDKYGDSALDDVDINEIIEILDDVEIIAHDKTIDFDSAKHILDDEKMNNALKLIRKFYVYVGARLETENALEILESDNVSETLDSFQFYDRYVGLLNNESQLVKFNKDKTFLFLGSGPLPLTLIMFNKLFGCKCIGIEQQEDVAELSIKVLKKLGLENEIEIVVGDETAIKDLDYDILMVAALAEPKDRVFSNIWQYVDEKTPVIYRTYTGMRAILYSPVLDKDTRGFHKEVMILPTGNTNNTSVLIRKIL; this is translated from the coding sequence ATGAGTTGTTATAAATACTGGGGCAAACTTGAAGAAATAGCTAGTAAATTATCATCATATGGGGATTTAGATAAATATGGTGATTCTGCTTTAGATGATGTGGATATTAATGAAATTATTGAAATCCTAGATGATGTTGAAATCATTGCACATGATAAAACAATAGATTTCGACTCTGCAAAGCATATTCTTGATGATGAAAAGATGAATAATGCTTTAAAATTGATTAGAAAATTTTATGTTTATGTAGGTGCAAGACTTGAAACTGAAAACGCATTGGAGATTCTAGAATCAGACAATGTTAGTGAAACTCTTGATTCATTCCAATTCTATGACCGTTATGTTGGATTATTGAATAACGAAAGTCAGCTGGTTAAATTTAACAAAGATAAAACATTTCTGTTTTTAGGTTCAGGGCCTCTTCCATTAACATTGATAATGTTCAATAAACTGTTCGGATGTAAATGTATTGGAATAGAACAACAGGAAGATGTTGCAGAATTGTCAATAAAAGTTTTAAAGAAATTAGGACTTGAAAACGAGATTGAGATTGTTGTTGGAGATGAAACCGCTATAAAAGATTTGGATTATGACATTTTAATGGTTGCGGCATTGGCAGAACCAAAAGACAGGGTATTTTCAAACATCTGGCAATATGTTGATGAAAAAACTCCTGTAATTTATAGGACATATACCGGAATGAGAGCAATCTTGTACTCTCCTGTTTTGGATAAGGATACAAGAGGATTCCATAAGGAAGTAATGATACTTCCAACCGGAAATACAAACAACACTTCTGTTTTAATTAGAAAAATTCTTTAA
- a CDS encoding phage terminase large subunit, with protein MYDENGKFYLDAKDKAILQKCVYENPYIPFNPFPKQAEMILATEKEVLIGGAAGGSKSTSLLMRALFYVQDDVNEYHALILRRTLSDLKRKGALIHKASQWLNRKEIQNNPSIKPKWDGTEHSWTFPNGNSLTFGYLRNINDLDTYQGSEYQFIGIDELTQLERFKYIYMRSRVRKTKDNKLPTQLMCSSNPGKRGNKWVRERFIEKIDTDIQDKDQIRFISSSYLDNIYLDRKDYEEYLMGLDRVTREQLMNGNWYASVKGQLFDESDFHIISHDEYMKIPIVRVIRYWDLAATEVLNDDKLKCSDPDFTAGVLLAKDLNGNIYILDSYEFQLESRNLINEIINTAARDKSDVQYIELDGSTGKNFGLLIIDELTRRGFTTGTGNSRENKVDRARRVSSDIQLNGIYLVGKDRTGFTKKWAMEFLEKITAYPNEAIHDDCVVAFTGGYEKIANESQTKRVNVDKWYSS; from the coding sequence ATGTATGATGAAAACGGCAAATTCTATTTAGATGCTAAAGATAAAGCTATTCTTCAGAAATGTGTATATGAAAACCCATATATACCATTCAATCCATTTCCAAAGCAAGCAGAAATGATTTTAGCTACTGAAAAGGAAGTGTTGATTGGTGGAGCTGCAGGAGGTTCCAAATCAACCAGCTTGTTAATGAGAGCATTATTTTATGTTCAGGACGATGTTAATGAATACCATGCATTAATCTTGAGACGTACTTTATCTGACTTGAAGCGTAAAGGAGCTTTAATTCATAAGGCTAGCCAATGGTTAAATCGAAAGGAAATTCAAAATAATCCAAGCATCAAACCAAAGTGGGATGGAACAGAACATTCATGGACATTTCCAAACGGCAATTCACTAACTTTTGGATATTTAAGAAACATTAATGACTTAGATACGTATCAGGGTTCAGAATACCAGTTCATTGGTATTGATGAGTTAACACAATTGGAAAGATTCAAATATATCTATATGCGCTCAAGAGTAAGGAAAACAAAAGACAATAAACTTCCGACACAGTTAATGTGCTCAAGTAATCCCGGTAAGCGTGGAAACAAATGGGTACGTGAAAGATTCATTGAAAAAATAGATACTGACATCCAAGATAAAGACCAAATAAGATTCATCAGCTCCAGTTATTTAGATAATATTTATTTGGACAGAAAAGACTATGAAGAATACCTAATGGGACTTGATAGAGTTACAAGGGAACAGTTAATGAACGGTAACTGGTATGCTTCAGTTAAAGGTCAGCTATTTGATGAATCAGACTTCCACATAATCTCTCATGATGAATACATGAAAATACCAATCGTTAGAGTTATCAGGTATTGGGATCTTGCTGCAACTGAAGTATTAAACGATGATAAACTTAAATGTAGTGATCCGGATTTTACTGCAGGAGTTCTGCTGGCTAAAGATCTAAACGGTAACATTTACATTTTGGATTCATATGAATTTCAGCTTGAGTCACGAAACTTGATTAATGAAATTATCAACACTGCAGCACGTGACAAGTCAGATGTACAGTATATTGAACTCGATGGAAGCACCGGTAAAAACTTCGGATTATTAATTATTGATGAGTTAACAAGAAGAGGATTCACTACAGGTACTGGTAACTCAAGAGAGAATAAAGTAGACCGTGCAAGAAGAGTTTCATCAGATATTCAATTGAATGGAATCTACCTTGTTGGAAAGGATAGAACAGGGTTTACGAAAAAATGGGCCATGGAATTTTTAGAAAAAATTACAGCTTATCCAAATGAAGCTATTCACGATGATTGTGTTGTGGCATTTACGGGTGGTTATGAAAAAATAGCTAATGAAAGTCAAACTAAAAGAGTTAATGTGGATAAATGGTACTCCTCATGA